Proteins from one Cicer arietinum cultivar CDC Frontier isolate Library 1 chromosome 3, Cicar.CDCFrontier_v2.0, whole genome shotgun sequence genomic window:
- the LOC101491639 gene encoding uncharacterized protein — protein MMLNPRYATTILFTSLRTSSTTTFLLLYPYTTFFARCHRKKLHKLPTFNDAVSSFNHMLHLRHPPPIQEFNKLLSTIAKLKRYSAVVSLYSMLEFKGTVKPSLVTMSILINGFSQLGHMGFAFSIVGKIIKSGFDLDVKTLTTLMKGLCLKGRVLDALYLLDDSVSRGFRFDEICYGTIINGLCKTGRTRVAIELFPKMKTLSVYPNLIMYNTVIDGLCKQGDVDEACGLCSEMVANGIGLDVYSYNSLIHGFCSVGRFGSAAKLLDEMAVRGNVYPDVYTFNILIDGLCKLGMVTEAHNVVAVMIKRGLKLDVVSYNALMNGYCLCSNMNEAEQLFDKMVERGHLPNVISYCTLINGYCKVKMMDEAMMLLTEMHKKNLVPDTVTYNCLLDGLSKSGRTLYEQDLVEAMRASGEPPDLITYNTLLDHYLKHEEDLDKALALFRHIIEIGFSPNIRTYNILLDGLCKSGRLKSAKTIFQLLSAKDCQPNIRTYNIMINGLCKEGLLDEAEALLYKMVDNNCLPNYITFDTIVRAVLVK, from the coding sequence ATGATGTTGAATCCAAGGTATGCAACCACCATCCTCTTCACCTCTCTTCGCACTTCCTCTACAACAACGTTCCTCCTTCTCTACCCTTACACAACCTTCTTCGCTCGTTGCCACCGCAAAAAACTCCACAAACTCCCAACCTTCAACGACGCTGTTTCATCTTTCAACCACATGCTCCACCTCCGCCACCCACCACCCATTCAAGAATTCAACAAACTTCTATCAACAATCGCCAAACTCAAACGCTACAGCGCCGTTGTTTCGCTTTATTCCATGTTGGAGTTTAAGGGAACCGTGAAACCCTCACTTGTCACCATGAGTATATTGATTAATGGTTTTTCTCAATTGGGTCATATGGGTTTTGCTTTTTCAATTGTTGGAAAAATTATCAAGAGTGGTTTTGATTTAGATGTGAAAACACTCACTACTCTTATGAAAGGTTTGTGCTTGAAAGGTAGGGTTTTGGATGCACTTTACTTGCTTGATGATTCTGTTTCTAGAGGGTTTAGATTTGATGAGATTTGTTATGGGACAATTATTAATGGGTTGTGTAAAACTGGTAGAACAAGAGTTGCTATTGAGTTGTTTCCTAAGATGAAGACTCTTAGCGTTTACCCTAATTTGATTATGTATAATACTGTTATTGATGGTCTTTGTAAACAAGGAGATGTAGATGAGGCTTGTGGTTTGTGTTCTGAAATGGTTGCTAATGGTATTGGTCTTGATGTTTATAGTTACAATTCTCTTATTCATGGTTTTTGTTCTGTTGGTCGGTTTGGATCCGCGGCAAAGTTGCTCGATGAAATGGCGGTGAGAGGGAATGTTTATCCTGATGTCTATACCTTTAATATATTGATTGATGGATTGTGTAAACTAGGAATGGTTACTGAAGCTCACAATGTGGTTGCGGTGATGATTAAAAGAGGTCTAAAGCTTGATGTTGTTAGTTACAATGCTTTGATGAATGGTTATTGTCTGTGTAGTAATATGAATGAAGCTGAACAATTGTTTGATAAGATGGTTGAGAGAGGTCATTTGCCTAATGTTATCAGTTATTGTACTTTGATTAATGGATATTGCAAGGTTAAGATGATGGATGAAGCCATGATGCTATTAACAGAAATGCATAAGAAGAATTTAGTTCCTGATACTGTAACTTATAATTGTCTTCTTGATGGTTTATCGAAATCGGGAAGAACATTGTACGAGCAGGACTTGGTTGAGGCCATGCGTGCCAGCGGTGAACCCCCTGATTTAATCACTTACAATACATTGTTAGATCATTATCTCAAACATGAGGAGGACCTTGACAAGGCACTTGCATTGTTTCGGCACATTATTGAAATCGGGTTCTCTCCAAACATACGCACGTACAATATACTTCTTGATGGTCTTTGCAAAAGTGGAAGACTGAAGTCTGCAAAAACGATTTTTCAGCTTCTGTCTGCCAAAGACTGTCAACCCAATATTCGAACATATAACATTATGATCAATGGGCTTTGTAAAGAGGGTTTATTAGATGAAGCAGAGGCCTTACTTTATAAAATGGTAGACAATAATTGCCTTCCCAACTATATAACTTTTGATACCATTGTTCGGGCAGTTTTGGTGAAATAG